The following proteins are co-located in the Myroides profundi genome:
- a CDS encoding 3-oxoacyl-ACP synthase III family protein — protein MNIKIMSSGCYIPTKVIDNTTFDQFDFRDEHGQPLKDTNQRTAYKLQQITGIEERRYVENELTTSDIGTIASENALKNADIDPETLDYIIFAHNFGDVKHGTLQSDIVPSLASRVKHNLKIANPSCVAFDVLFGCPGWLQGVIQAYAFMKVGMAKRCLVIGAETLSRVIDLHDRDSMIYADGAGATILELTNEEGGILSVESASYTLDEAFFIHYGKSYNPELDENTKYIKMFGRKIYEFALTNVPLAMKSCVDKSGIDISKIKKVMIHQANEKMDEAIVKRFFELYDMEMPEHIMPMNIQKLGNSSVATLPTLYDMIINRQLDPHQLEQGDVILFASVGAGMNINAFTYQV, from the coding sequence ATGAATATTAAGATAATGAGTTCAGGATGCTACATCCCGACTAAAGTAATAGATAATACGACCTTTGATCAATTTGACTTCAGAGACGAACACGGTCAACCCCTAAAGGATACTAACCAACGTACAGCTTATAAACTACAACAGATAACAGGTATCGAAGAAAGAAGATATGTAGAAAATGAATTAACTACTAGTGATATCGGTACTATCGCTTCTGAGAATGCCCTCAAAAATGCAGATATAGATCCTGAGACATTAGACTACATTATTTTTGCGCATAACTTCGGAGATGTAAAACATGGAACACTACAGTCTGATATAGTTCCTAGCTTGGCCTCTAGAGTAAAACACAATCTGAAAATCGCAAATCCATCATGTGTAGCATTTGATGTTCTTTTTGGGTGTCCTGGTTGGTTACAAGGGGTGATACAAGCTTATGCATTTATGAAAGTAGGTATGGCTAAGAGATGTTTAGTCATCGGAGCAGAGACATTATCACGTGTGATAGACTTACACGATAGAGACTCTATGATCTATGCAGATGGTGCAGGAGCTACTATATTAGAACTGACTAATGAAGAAGGGGGAATACTATCTGTAGAGTCTGCTAGTTATACACTAGACGAGGCTTTCTTCATTCATTATGGCAAATCATATAACCCTGAATTAGATGAGAACACTAAGTACATCAAGATGTTTGGGCGCAAGATTTATGAATTTGCACTAACTAATGTACCGTTAGCGATGAAAAGCTGTGTAGATAAAAGTGGAATCGATATCAGCAAAATCAAGAAGGTGATGATACACCAAGCTAATGAAAAAATGGATGAAGCTATCGTAAAACGTTTCTTCGAACTATACGATATGGAAATGCCTGAGCATATCATGCCTATGAATATCCAAAAACTAGGAAATAGTAGTGTAGCGACATTACCTACTCTATATGATATGATTATCAACAGACAACTAGACCCACATCAACTAGAACAAGGAGATGTCATTCTCTTTGCTTCTGTAGGGGCGGGTATGAATATAAATGCCTTTACTTATCAAGTATAA
- a CDS encoding phosphatase PAP2 family protein, which yields MKKIFYFTCLLTLYQTLSWGQFSSTNQSSYSITTSNYTLTPHTKKSFFEKEAVQVGLVPALFLTASAITWKNKEEIREQRNRYVPSFQYKYDDLLQYAPAAATFGLKAAGVKGRNDFKRSAISYGASMAIMAILVNSIKYTAKVERPDGSSKNSFPSGHTAMAFANASFLDKEYGLVNPMYSIGGYGAATMTGLGRSLNNRHWVPDILAGAGIGILSTQLAYFFVDKIYGNKGDNLSLISRFEGNENPSFMAIKLGFTSGLESIVETENKEPLAKLGWEAGLEGAYFFNKHWGLGGQIAVASFPFSEDKVNDPDNTNINGKVLSESMGNLTFSLGPYYAIHFSDRWNLMIKALGGYSIGADGNISLKVLSHEVHIPELEDGKVQLAEYKPANVFQFTGGLALTYNITDNLGLTAYSDFNHSQSKITYKINDIVLDEDDIKVNTVKHPLNYLSMGIRLTAYF from the coding sequence ATGAAAAAGATCTTTTATTTCACTTGTTTATTAACATTGTATCAAACGCTTAGCTGGGGACAATTTTCCTCAACAAATCAATCCTCTTACTCTATAACAACCTCCAACTATACCTTAACACCTCATACTAAAAAGTCTTTTTTTGAGAAAGAAGCTGTACAGGTAGGCTTGGTCCCTGCGCTTTTTTTGACAGCCTCAGCCATCACGTGGAAAAACAAAGAGGAAATCAGAGAACAACGCAATAGATATGTACCCTCGTTTCAATACAAATATGATGACTTGCTACAATATGCTCCTGCAGCAGCCACCTTCGGTCTGAAAGCAGCTGGTGTAAAAGGGCGTAATGACTTCAAGCGCTCTGCTATATCGTATGGTGCTAGTATGGCTATCATGGCTATCCTAGTCAATAGTATTAAATACACAGCTAAAGTAGAACGCCCTGATGGCTCTTCTAAAAACTCATTTCCGTCTGGTCATACTGCAATGGCCTTTGCTAACGCTAGTTTCTTAGACAAAGAATACGGTCTAGTCAATCCTATGTATTCTATAGGTGGGTATGGAGCCGCTACTATGACAGGTCTTGGACGTAGCCTTAATAATAGGCATTGGGTGCCCGATATATTAGCTGGGGCAGGTATTGGTATATTATCTACTCAACTAGCCTATTTCTTTGTAGATAAAATATATGGAAACAAAGGCGATAACCTCAGCCTAATCTCTAGATTTGAAGGAAATGAAAACCCTTCTTTTATGGCTATTAAACTAGGGTTCACCAGCGGACTAGAAAGCATAGTAGAAACAGAAAACAAAGAACCATTAGCTAAGCTAGGATGGGAAGCGGGATTAGAAGGAGCTTATTTCTTCAATAAACACTGGGGACTAGGCGGTCAAATAGCTGTGGCTAGTTTCCCATTCTCTGAAGACAAAGTCAACGATCCTGATAACACAAACATCAATGGAAAAGTGTTATCTGAATCAATGGGTAATTTAACTTTCTCTCTAGGTCCATACTATGCTATTCATTTCTCTGATAGATGGAATCTGATGATAAAAGCATTAGGAGGCTATAGCATAGGGGCAGATGGAAATATCTCGTTAAAAGTGTTGTCTCACGAAGTTCATATCCCTGAACTAGAAGATGGAAAAGTACAGCTAGCAGAATATAAACCTGCTAATGTATTTCAATTTACAGGTGGATTAGCACTGACTTATAATATCACTGATAACTTAGGACTAACTGCCTACTCGGACTTTAATCACAGCCAATCTAAGATTACTTATAAAATAAATGATATCGTACTAGACGAAGATGACATCAAAGTCAATACAGTCAAACACCCTCTTAATTATTTAAGTATGGGAATTAGACTGACTGCTTACTTCTAA
- a CDS encoding helix-turn-helix domain-containing protein, which translates to MSKHLETIGDHYRENTISHYAFDASDYQCGKSHFNINIRKYCNFNTPYNRRDYYKVCLIIGEGVFKYGEHTLILDRPALFLPCPTIPYEWECLSNQQEGFFCLFNQEFLVEHSTIEFFKKTSLFKEWSKPFIFLDEEQLELASTYFKQMYAMAQSDYPLKFEIIRNLLALLLHQALQLKVEDLKLDETPNNTRLYRLFDELLNKQFPLDSPAYPLNLKTASDYATALNVHVNHLNASIKSATSKTTTQLIKERLFEEAKNLLKNTSWDIAEVGYTLGFDQPSHFNNFFKKNAGVTPLKYKNPI; encoded by the coding sequence ATGAGCAAACATCTAGAAACAATCGGTGACCACTATAGAGAGAACACGATTAGTCACTATGCCTTCGATGCCTCTGACTACCAATGTGGTAAATCACACTTCAATATTAATATTCGTAAATATTGTAATTTTAATACGCCTTATAACAGACGAGATTATTACAAGGTGTGCTTAATTATAGGAGAAGGTGTATTTAAATATGGTGAACACACACTGATACTAGACAGACCAGCTTTATTCCTTCCATGTCCTACGATACCTTATGAATGGGAATGTCTGAGTAATCAACAAGAAGGATTTTTCTGCCTTTTCAACCAAGAGTTTTTAGTGGAACACAGTACAATAGAGTTCTTTAAAAAAACATCTCTCTTTAAAGAGTGGAGTAAGCCATTTATATTCTTAGATGAAGAGCAATTAGAGTTAGCCTCTACCTACTTTAAACAGATGTATGCCATGGCACAGAGTGATTATCCCTTAAAGTTTGAGATTATCCGTAACTTACTTGCTCTATTACTACATCAAGCGTTACAGTTAAAAGTAGAAGATCTTAAACTAGATGAAACACCTAATAACACTAGATTATACAGACTATTTGATGAGTTGCTAAACAAACAGTTCCCACTAGACTCACCTGCTTATCCTCTAAACCTCAAGACAGCGTCTGACTATGCTACAGCCCTAAATGTACATGTCAATCACCTGAATGCATCTATTAAGTCTGCAACAAGTAAGACTACTACTCAGCTGATAAAAGAAAGATTATTCGAAGAGGCTAAAAACCTATTAAAGAATACGAGTTGGGACATAGCAGAAGTTGGGTATACACTAGGCTTTGATCAACCTTCTCATTTTAATAATTTCTTTAAAAAGAATGCAGGAGTAACACCATTAAAATATAAAAACCCTATATAA
- a CDS encoding MFS transporter has translation MLREASEQRKKLATILAFCSIPLSGFVTDIYLPSFPSMAKGLAVSEQDIQLTLTCYLLSYGISQIFVGSLLDNIGRYKPRLVALLILIITNLSITQMDSVFYICIMRIIQGMAISTLVVATRAIFIDIYDETKRQYYLSYFTIVWSCGPILAPFLGGYLEKLFNWHANFYFLAIYSGVLLILDLCISGESIPEKKKFNLSDTLSLYKMMLSEKRFMIGTLILGLSYSIVMIFNIAGPFLIENTFNYGSVVIGYCTLVLGFSWMLGGIIGKKRMHLDLKPKALKPSLVQLSLIAVLLITTIWIENLPLLIGFLFLIHICSGTLFNNFFTTTMLQFPNNAGTAGGLMGGLVYVLTSFVTLIISSTGAITTPTALGIRYLITAVALLLAILYIIKLYNKEKTIN, from the coding sequence ATGCTAAGAGAAGCAAGTGAACAAAGAAAAAAGCTAGCCACAATACTTGCCTTTTGTTCTATACCCCTTTCTGGTTTTGTGACCGATATATATTTACCGTCATTCCCTTCTATGGCTAAAGGACTAGCTGTATCAGAACAAGACATACAGCTTACCCTTACCTGCTATCTATTAAGCTATGGTATATCACAGATATTCGTAGGTAGCCTTTTAGACAACATAGGAAGATACAAACCGCGTTTAGTCGCGTTACTGATATTAATCATTACCAATCTTAGTATCACACAGATGGATAGCGTCTTCTACATCTGTATTATGAGGATTATACAAGGGATGGCTATCTCTACACTAGTAGTTGCTACGCGTGCTATCTTTATAGACATCTATGATGAAACGAAGAGACAGTATTACTTAAGCTACTTTACGATCGTATGGTCATGTGGTCCTATATTAGCGCCTTTCTTAGGTGGATACTTAGAGAAGCTATTTAACTGGCATGCCAACTTCTATTTCTTAGCTATCTATTCAGGGGTTTTATTAATCTTAGACCTGTGTATCAGTGGGGAGAGTATTCCTGAAAAGAAGAAGTTTAACTTATCAGACACATTAAGCTTATATAAAATGATGCTAAGTGAAAAGAGATTTATGATTGGTACGCTAATACTAGGACTTAGCTACTCTATCGTAATGATCTTTAATATAGCAGGGCCTTTTCTAATTGAAAACACATTTAACTATGGTTCTGTAGTTATTGGTTACTGTACATTAGTACTTGGATTCTCATGGATGCTTGGAGGTATAATAGGAAAGAAAAGAATGCACTTAGACTTAAAGCCTAAAGCTCTTAAGCCTTCATTAGTTCAACTATCTCTTATTGCAGTTCTATTAATTACTACAATATGGATAGAGAATTTACCTTTATTAATTGGTTTTCTATTTCTTATACATATCTGTTCTGGTACACTATTTAATAATTTCTTTACCACGACCATGTTACAATTCCCTAATAATGCAGGTACAGCAGGTGGTCTAATGGGCGGATTGGTGTATGTACTTACCTCTTTTGTCACATTAATAATCTCGTCTACAGGAGCTATTACCACTCCCACTGCATTAGGAATAAGATACCTCATTACAGCTGTAGCATTACTACTAGCTATACTTTATATAATCAAACTATACAATAAAGAAAAAACAATAAACTAG
- a CDS encoding DMT family transporter: MQLNNKFLGFASAIFAAMLWGVSGAFAQFLFREKEFNAEWLVTVRLLISGVLMLLFGIVRKNPDVVNIWKDKKDAVQLILFSILGMLTVQYTYFVTILHSNAATATVIQYTGPVFIAIYLALRLRKWPKPIEFLAIGMAMLGTFLLVTHGDINTLNITPTALIWGIASAIALAVYTLMPVHLLNRYSPIAIIGWSMLIAGIAMSIIHPPHKLEGIWDTDTYLAVLFIIFLGTLIPFYIFLMAIKNIGPQRASLLACAEPLSATLIAVVYFGVNFELMDYIGSLCIITTIFLLTKIKKKVIPEN, encoded by the coding sequence ATGCAATTAAACAATAAGTTTTTAGGCTTTGCATCCGCAATCTTTGCAGCGATGTTATGGGGAGTATCTGGGGCTTTTGCTCAGTTCCTTTTTAGAGAAAAAGAGTTTAACGCAGAATGGTTAGTTACCGTTCGTCTTCTTATCTCAGGAGTATTAATGTTATTATTTGGGATAGTCAGAAAGAATCCTGATGTCGTAAATATCTGGAAGGACAAGAAAGATGCTGTCCAATTGATTCTTTTCAGTATACTAGGAATGCTGACAGTGCAGTACACTTACTTTGTGACGATACTTCACTCTAATGCGGCAACAGCAACAGTAATACAATACACTGGCCCTGTGTTCATCGCTATCTATCTAGCATTAAGATTGCGCAAATGGCCTAAGCCTATTGAATTCTTAGCTATAGGAATGGCAATGTTAGGTACATTCTTATTGGTAACACATGGAGATATTAATACACTGAATATCACTCCTACAGCCTTAATATGGGGTATAGCTTCTGCTATAGCACTAGCCGTATATACACTGATGCCTGTACATTTACTGAATAGATATAGCCCTATCGCTATCATAGGTTGGAGCATGCTTATCGCAGGTATAGCGATGAGTATTATACACCCTCCCCATAAGCTAGAAGGTATATGGGATACAGATACATATTTAGCAGTATTATTCATTATCTTCTTAGGTACATTGATACCGTTCTATATCTTCTTAATGGCGATAAAGAATATTGGACCACAAAGAGCTAGTTTATTAGCTTGTGCTGAACCTCTATCTGCTACTTTAATAGCTGTAGTATATTTTGGGGTAAACTTTGAATTGATGGACTATATAGGAAGTCTTTGTATTATAACAACGATATTCCTATTGACTAAAATCAAGAAGAAAGTTATTCCTGAAAATTAA
- a CDS encoding lipopolysaccharide biosynthesis protein has product MQDKISTKQAFLFTLINYIGVLIGVVSTVLIYPQDKELLGIIRFVDACAQIIFPIIVLGSTHALINFYPKLSEHLQGKLFSYSMLSMIKLTIGVGVVLLLGSYVYDGAELRYVVMGFVLAISMAYIELFRRQATNLQRLSFPTFFEKIIPKIALPTVFLIVVYGSFSVDKAVWYYIVSYYIIAIVIGTYIYRHFKFNWHWKYDDLFTYVGKKEYYAYSLFAFAGSFGSFFAFRVDSLMIPYFISYEANGTYNIGVTLASTLAIPATGVFALYAPIISDLIKRAELRTLNMKYKEVARNLFFIGMLLFSCVAVGIEPLFQLLPTYDKLAPSLPIIYLLGINVVINMSTGFNTEIISYSKYYRFNLVSILSLMVLNVVLNYVLLAYTDLGIFGVGLASLLSLTLFNIAKTYYIYQKMRLWPFDTNFFKLLLLMVAFVVVIFSIPNSSHPLLVLVLKVGLVIILNFIVLLKTNWVIGIKSMLDKLLRKLGL; this is encoded by the coding sequence ATGCAAGATAAAATATCTACAAAACAGGCATTTCTTTTTACTCTTATCAATTATATAGGTGTGTTGATAGGAGTGGTGTCTACTGTGTTAATTTATCCTCAGGACAAAGAGCTGTTAGGTATTATCCGTTTTGTAGATGCATGTGCGCAGATTATATTTCCGATTATTGTATTAGGGAGTACACATGCATTGATTAACTTTTACCCCAAACTTAGTGAGCATTTACAAGGCAAACTGTTTAGCTATAGTATGCTCTCTATGATTAAGCTCACGATAGGAGTGGGGGTAGTATTGCTATTAGGATCCTATGTGTATGATGGAGCTGAGCTGAGATATGTGGTTATGGGGTTTGTACTTGCTATTTCAATGGCTTATATAGAGCTATTCAGACGACAAGCAACTAATCTACAACGCCTTTCTTTTCCTACTTTTTTTGAAAAGATTATCCCTAAGATAGCTTTACCAACAGTGTTCTTAATAGTAGTGTATGGTAGCTTTTCGGTAGATAAGGCAGTGTGGTATTATATTGTTTCTTACTATATTATCGCCATAGTAATAGGAACTTATATATATAGACACTTTAAGTTTAATTGGCATTGGAAGTACGACGACTTATTTACTTATGTAGGAAAGAAGGAGTATTATGCATATAGCTTATTCGCCTTTGCAGGAAGCTTTGGATCTTTCTTTGCGTTTAGGGTAGACTCTTTGATGATTCCTTACTTTATCTCTTATGAAGCGAATGGTACGTATAATATTGGAGTGACCTTAGCGTCTACACTCGCTATACCAGCTACAGGAGTATTTGCACTATATGCACCTATTATATCTGATTTAATAAAGAGAGCGGAATTGCGTACACTGAATATGAAATATAAAGAAGTAGCACGTAATCTTTTCTTTATCGGTATGCTTCTTTTTAGCTGTGTTGCCGTAGGTATAGAACCTCTATTTCAGTTGTTGCCTACTTATGATAAGTTAGCCCCTTCATTGCCGATTATCTATTTACTAGGTATTAATGTGGTGATTAATATGTCTACGGGTTTTAATACAGAGATTATTTCTTATTCTAAGTATTACCGTTTTAATTTAGTTTCTATCTTAAGCTTGATGGTTCTTAATGTTGTTTTGAACTATGTATTATTAGCCTATACAGATTTAGGAATATTCGGTGTGGGACTAGCCTCACTATTATCACTAACGTTGTTTAATATAGCTAAGACCTACTACATTTATCAAAAGATGAGGCTATGGCCATTCGATACTAACTTCTTTAAGCTATTGCTATTGATGGTCGCTTTTGTAGTTGTTATTTTTTCTATTCCTAATAGTTCTCACCCTCTATTAGTCTTAGTCTTAAAAGTAGGATTAGTGATTATCTTAAACTTCATTGTTTTATTAAAGACAAATTGGGTTATAGGAATAAAGTCAATGTTAGATAAGTTGCTTCGCAAATTAGGTTTATAA
- a CDS encoding glycosyltransferase family 2 protein, whose translation MKYLIIMPAYNESAFIGHTLDSIISQTLLPTDVIVVNDNSTDDTANIIMNNYAHLPYITLVNKASETIHLPGSKVVQAFNYGLEQIKTLEQYDFIVKLDADLILPSDYFATIASTFAQDKDIGMVGGFAYIEKNKEWVIESLTDKDHIRGAFKAYRLDCFKQIGGLKPAMGWDTVDELLCRFYNWKIVTIDTLKVKHLKPTGAMYNKAARYKQGEAFFRLHYGITITSIAALKLAMKKKRPFLFIDYISGYYKAKREKQPYLVTEEQGIFIRKYRWNKIKSKLL comes from the coding sequence ATGAAATACCTAATTATCATGCCTGCTTATAACGAGTCGGCTTTTATCGGTCATACTCTAGATAGTATAATTTCTCAAACATTGTTACCTACTGATGTAATAGTTGTAAACGATAATTCCACAGATGACACAGCTAATATCATTATGAATAACTATGCTCATCTTCCTTATATCACACTAGTCAACAAAGCATCTGAAACTATACACCTACCTGGTAGTAAAGTTGTACAGGCTTTTAACTATGGTTTAGAACAAATAAAAACCTTAGAACAATACGACTTCATTGTAAAGCTAGATGCTGATCTTATCCTACCTAGTGATTACTTTGCTACTATTGCAAGTACTTTTGCGCAAGACAAAGATATAGGTATGGTGGGAGGCTTTGCCTACATAGAGAAAAACAAGGAATGGGTAATCGAAAGCCTTACAGATAAAGATCATATTAGAGGCGCATTTAAAGCATATCGACTAGACTGTTTTAAACAGATAGGAGGACTTAAACCTGCTATGGGATGGGATACAGTAGATGAACTCTTGTGTAGATTTTACAACTGGAAGATCGTTACGATAGATACTTTAAAAGTGAAACACCTCAAACCTACTGGTGCAATGTATAATAAAGCGGCTAGGTATAAACAAGGAGAAGCTTTCTTCAGACTTCACTATGGAATAACAATAACAAGTATAGCTGCATTAAAACTGGCAATGAAAAAGAAAAGACCTTTCTTATTCATCGATTATATCAGTGGCTACTACAAAGCAAAAAGAGAAAAACAACCGTATTTAGTCACTGAAGAGCAAGGCATTTTTATACGTAAATACCGTTGGAATAAGATAAAATCAAAGTTGCTCTAA